Part of the Candidatus Brocadia sinica JPN1 genome, CTCATCTGCCTTTAGCTCTTCTCCTTCTTTATCAGAGACCAGGATAATCTCAACCTTCTGGGTTGGGCGACTCTTTGGCCTATTTGCGTGAATAGGAATATACCGTGGTTGGAATCCCGGCTGTTCTACCATGATCCTTCCGTCAAATAGCTGGTTTACAACCTCGATGATACAAGAATGACTCCTGAAATTTTCCTGTAACTTTAAAGTCTCATCCTGTCCACACACCTGCTGTACCACTTGTTCATAAGCCTCAATATCCGCCCTGCGGAAGGCATAGATGGACTGTTTGGGATCACCCACAATAAAGAGCTTTCCTGGCTCAAGGGTTACCTTTCTGGCATCTTTGCTGTAATGTTCCAATGCTTCGGAGAGAAAAAGGACGATCTCATACTGGACGGGGTCTGTGTCCTGGAACTCATCCACGAGTATCGCTCTCAACTCTTTCTTGAGTTTCTCACGAATATAACGATACTCTTTATTTTGCAGTAAATCCCTGGTAATGGTAAGAAGTCCGTCAAAAGAGACGTATCCCTGTGATAGATACGTTTGCCGAAATGCCTTGGCAAAAGGAAGTATGAGATTTATTGTGGTTGCAATAAAGGCATCATCAACGGTCTTTAATTTCTTTATCAGGGTATAACACTCTTTTACCAGTTTTCGTGCAATCTCAAATCCATCATCTGTCCAACCAGTCTTTGCCGTAGAAGCTTCTTTATCGAAATCATATTCTACTGTATTTAAATATCTGAGACCCTGTTTTTTTATTGCATCGAGAATATTCGCTAATTCATGTAATTGTGAAAGCAGATTGTTCTTCGGCTTTTCACAGCAAGAGGCAATTTCATTGATTTTGTTAATTAATGGATCTACCAAGGATTGGATATTCGGTGGATGTAACAATGCTGCATCCCCTTCCCTCAACCCTTTCATACCAAAGGAAGTGAGTGCATATGGCGCCCGGTTACCAGATGCCCTCTCCCCTGATGGGGAAAGGTTGCGGTGGGGGAGATCTATTACAGATTTACTGCCCACATCAACCGTAAGAAAATTCAAGGGAATAGTAAATCCTGATAACCGTTTGGCAAATTCCTTGAGTGGCTCTAAGTCTAATCGCCTGAGTACACTCTTCCAGATATCTGCGTTAGGCGAAGTAAGGGTAAGCTCTGCATCCAGCCACCTTGTCCATTCTTCGTCAAAAAGTTCATCGAAGACATCCCCTTCATCCACTGCAAATCCAGGAATTACTCCTGATTCTATGGGATAGAGGCGCAGGACATAGGCTGCAAAACCGTGAATGGTTCCGATAAGGGCCTTGTCCATGTCTTCCAGGGACTTCCTTGCGCGGCGCTCTATTTCATGATATGTCGTCTGATAGACATCCCGGATGTGTGCAAGAAACTTTTCTACGTTTGCATGCTCTTCTTGTGAGGCATTCCCGTTGATAACGGCTACGATCTTTTCTAACTCCCCCATCAGCCTGACCTTCATATCACCGGCGGCCTTCTCCGTAAAGGTCATGGCTACAATTCTGAGGATGGGACTTTCTTCTTCTTGAAATCTTTTATGGCCAAGCAGCAGATGCAACATTCGATTCACCAGAAGCGTGGTCTTACCCGTTCCTGCGCCAGCCGTCACGACAATGTTTCTATCGAGTTCGGATACGGCAAGTTCTCTTATGTCATTGTCGACGGGTTTTGGCATGACTATTTGAACGGCTCTTCATATTAGAATTTAAACACGGACAAACTCCGTTTGTCCGTGTCACTCTAAAAACCGCATGAATAAAAACGAAAATTCCTATAACATGAAACCAACAGAAAAGATATGGGAAATGAGGTTTGGGTAAAGGACAAAGGATCTTACCGTTTCGGCAAAATTTGTTCTGTAATAATTTTACGGATCGAGGATGCTTTTTTCTTGCCGATTCCTTTTATACCGGAGAGTTCATACTCATGGGCATTGACAACCTTCTCTATGCTTCCAAAATATTCTAACATCCTTTTTGCTATTCCTGGTCCTATGCCAGGCAATCCTTGAAGAAAGTATAATTTCTGTGTTTGAATGCACTTGGATTTTCTTCCCATCCTCTTCAAGATTTCATCATGATATTTACCATCCTGCCTCCCTGCCAGAGTCAATATTTCAGCAGTACCGCAGGAAGATCTTGAAAATATCAAGGGAATCTGCCAGGAAACAGACAAAGAAACAAGCGCCCCTTTGATTGCCTGTGGATCAATCTCATAACCTGTATGGAACAAATCAGTACCCTCTATAATCATAAATTGTACAGCTGCGTGTCTTTTTAATCGAGCTGCCTGGGAAAACAACCGTCCATCAATAAGAGATAGAATAAAATCCTTTGTTGTCTTTCGTTCAACAGCAATATGTTTGTTAATGAGATAATCGCCAATGGATAATTTTTTTACGTCTATAGCAAAATTTTCTTGCTCCCGTAAAATCTCAACAATTCCAGAATCTTTTTCACGATAATCGATTTCTATAACGATATTCATGATAAAAATTGTGTATTTTTTTTAAATTTTTATCGGTTTATATTGCCGCCATGCATTTCTGGTTGAACAGTTTCTGGCTGATCTCCTTCACATGAAATCCTGTTTCTCTTTCTCCCAAAGACAAAGCACATCAAAATAAAACCTAACAGGATGGCACAGAATACGATATATGCACAAATCAATAACTTTCCATAGAATCCACCCATTTCATACTCCTAAATCACTTCCACATACTTTTTTTGCAACCATCCCCTGCGAACTTCCTTGCTTACCTTTTCTTCGGTACCCGTTTTTGATGCGGCATCCTGTTTCACACCTATATTTACATACACCCTATACCATTCGTCTTTTACATCTTCAATAACACACTCCGCACCGTTATGTATTTCAAACTTTGTTTCATACTCTTCTCCCGGTCCGTATCGTACTTCGCACTTTGTAGCAATAATCACTCCACGATTCACACCCTGTTCTAAATAGACTTTGATACCGAGTGATACTACCACAACAAATAAGCCAGCAGAAAAACCTATTATTATTTTTCTAAACCATGTATATTTAAGGGTGATTAAAAAGAAAAGTAGTGTCATCAGTATTCCATAAAGGAAAATGGCTATTATCGCTAATTCGTTCTGGTTCAAAAAGAAAAACCAAAAGAATATCCTTCGGACTGCAATGGGAATTTCGTTTGATAATTCTTTATCTTCGGTAGAGCCCTTCGCCAGTCTCAGGTTTGCATTCAGGTCCGCATTTCTCGGCATAAGCTGCCCGGCCCTCCGATAGTTCAGGATTGCCTTCCCTAATTCTCCCTGACGATAATACGTGTTTCCCAGATTATAATATATTTGACCGTTTTTGAACCCACCTGCCAGGATCGCCTCGTAATGTGAGGCCGCTTCTTTCAGCTTCTGGTCTGCCTCCTGAATATTTTTTGCTGCAATAAACTTTGCTGCCAGCTGATATTTTTCATTTGCGTCAGTAAATAATTTTACAGCAACATCCCTCGATATTTCGGATTTCGGATTTCGGATTTCAGATTTCGGTAATCCGCAGTTTGCAATCTGTACGCTACAAAGGGAAAAGAAAAGTATAAAGAAAAAAGGGACAAAGAAACGTATTTTCATTACAGTTGTCTCTCCAGTTTTGCGATGAGTTCCTCGGCAAGCTTTAAAGAATGCTCCATTTCATCCCTGGACCCTCCGTCTCTTGAAAAACGCCGATGATCAAAATCAGTCATGCAGCGGCAAATTTCTTCTGTGATATCGTCTCTAACTCCCCGCTGTTTTAATAAGGCATCTACTTTATCCTCCGTAACGCTCGCCAGAGGGATATTTAATTTATCTGCCAGATAATCGGACATTGACTTGGAAAGGTGTGAATAAAACTCCGTTGGAAGATTCTGGTGAAATATCGTTTGCGCCCCTTTCAATCTTTTTTTTGCAGCTGCATGTGCCCGTTTATTTCTGGCATAACCAATATCTGTTTGCAATCGCACTTTCTTTTTCGTTATAAAAAAAGAGGTTATGACAATAATCATGGGGATAGAAAGGCACGCAGCGATAAATGGGTTTTCATAGACCAGACTTCCCTGATCCCGCAACGAAGACAGATTTGTCATGATCGGGAGAATATCGTGGGTTAATATTTGAGGTTGGTGCTTAACCGGCCGTAATTTATCAGGAGAAAAAGTCAACTGAATAGGCACCTCTTGTTCCTCCGCTTCGACAACAATGGGAAAAGGTTCTTTCGTAATTGTTTTATATTGCCCGGCGCGCGGATCAAAAAAGCTAAACACTATTGCCGGTGTGAATTTCAGATCTGCCTTTTGGGGTTCTATGACCTTGTTAAACACCTTTCGTCCACGAATCAATTCTTCCCGATTGGTAATTTGCGTGTTAGACTCGGCAGGATACAGCTTAAAATCGTCCTCACGATTCAACACCAATACGGGTTCATTGATTGTTTGAATGTTTCCTTCCCCATATACTGACATAGAAAGGGTAATTGGGTCACCAACCTTTACCTGCTGTGCCTTTGTTGAGACTTCCA contains:
- a CDS encoding ERCC4 domain-containing protein, producing MNIVIEIDYREKDSGIVEILREQENFAIDVKKLSIGDYLINKHIAVERKTTKDFILSLIDGRLFSQAARLKRHAAVQFMIIEGTDLFHTGYEIDPQAIKGALVSLSVSWQIPLIFSRSSCGTAEILTLAGRQDGKYHDEILKRMGRKSKCIQTQKLYFLQGLPGIGPGIAKRMLEYFGSIEKVVNAHEYELSGIKGIGKKKASSIRKIITEQILPKR
- a CDS encoding tetratricopeptide repeat protein; translation: MKIRFFVPFFFILFFSLCSVQIANCGLPKSEIRNPKSEISRDVAVKLFTDANEKYQLAAKFIAAKNIQEADQKLKEAASHYEAILAGGFKNGQIYYNLGNTYYRQGELGKAILNYRRAGQLMPRNADLNANLRLAKGSTEDKELSNEIPIAVRRIFFWFFFLNQNELAIIAIFLYGILMTLLFFLITLKYTWFRKIIIGFSAGLFVVVVSLGIKVYLEQGVNRGVIIATKCEVRYGPGEEYETKFEIHNGAECVIEDVKDEWYRVYVNIGVKQDAASKTGTEEKVSKEVRRGWLQKKYVEVI
- a CDS encoding UvrD-helicase domain-containing protein translates to MPKPVDNDIRELAVSELDRNIVVTAGAGTGKTTLLVNRMLHLLLGHKRFQEEESPILRIVAMTFTEKAAGDMKVRLMGELEKIVAVINGNASQEEHANVEKFLAHIRDVYQTTYHEIERRARKSLEDMDKALIGTIHGFAAYVLRLYPIESGVIPGFAVDEGDVFDELFDEEWTRWLDAELTLTSPNADIWKSVLRRLDLEPLKEFAKRLSGFTIPLNFLTVDVGSKSVIDLPHRNLSPSGERASGNRAPYALTSFGMKGLREGDAALLHPPNIQSLVDPLINKINEIASCCEKPKNNLLSQLHELANILDAIKKQGLRYLNTVEYDFDKEASTAKTGWTDDGFEIARKLVKECYTLIKKLKTVDDAFIATTINLILPFAKAFRQTYLSQGYVSFDGLLTITRDLLQNKEYRYIREKLKKELRAILVDEFQDTDPVQYEIVLFLSEALEHYSKDARKVTLEPGKLFIVGDPKQSIYAFRRADIEAYEQVVQQVCGQDETLKLQENFRSHSCIIEVVNQLFDGRIMVEQPGFQPRYIPIHANRPKSRPTQKVEIILVSDKEGEELKADEAREAEAEWIARWITKHVNDEVIEDKLAENGIRKLKYKDVVLLLRAFTQVRPYVEALKRYGIPYIVEGEKYFYTTQEILDFINLLRAIENPHDTIALVGVLRSPMVGFTDREIYELRMNHLLDYGNDVSSEVTMIHELTTKDKNTPPKSPLAKGGEGGLKTYPQILKKL